GCCATGTATCCTTTATAGAATAGGTGCGGATTGAGCCACGCCGTAGTCATACCTCCCGCACGCAGACGCACACCTTCCAGGGTGTTGCCGCTTATGGTGGTATTCATCATACCTATATAGAACAGGGGTTCTTTCTCTTTAGGCGCGGGTATATATCCGGTAAACAGCACTTTCAAGGTCTTCTCCGTCCAGTAATAGACAGGATACGTGCGAAGCTGCGCCATCATTTTATCAACGGAAGTTTCCTTCTTGCTGACTTCCACCTGACGGTTATCGTCCCAGTAAGCTTCCGTGCGATGCGTTGCTTCGGCCGGCTCAATCACTTTTTCCGGCTTCTTAAAGGCCGAAAGGGCATCCGCAGAAGGTTCATACACATAGTTCCTGTAATATACATCCCGCTTGGCATAGATACCGTCACTGTTGTCCACCAGCTTGAATTCGGTGGTGATATGTTCGTCAACCAACTGGCGCGTACCGTCTGCCTCACGGGTAAAGTTCTGTTCAAGAGACATATAATCCACAAAATTCAGATTGATTTTCTGTGGAAAGTTCATGATGGCACGACGCACGAAATAGGTACTATCCAAAGTAACGTACAAGTGTCCCGTAAAACCGAATGACTCGGAATTGAAGGGTACGAACGTCAGGTCCACACAAGGCTGGCCCGCTATCGTAAGCGTGTCCATCAGATAATATTTATAGAATGAAGGGCCCAGGGAAGAGAGCGGACTTACGAACTTATTGGTGAACAGCGTGATGTTGTTCTCATAAATATCTACATCCGTCATCGTCACACTGATGGCTTGCTCCATGCCTTGCTGCGAAAGCATTTCATCCACACCGGCCTGTCGGCGGGCATGTACGCGCTGTTTCTGACTTTTGGGAGATTTGCGGTAATAGTCCGTAGCCAGCAGCTCACGGTTAGAAACGGCAAGCACGGGCTTTCCCGTAACGGCGGAAGTATCCACATAGTCCGTCAGGAACTTGAATTTACGATAAAGCCACTTCTGCTGCTTTACGCTGTCGAAGTTGTTAATGGCAAAGGTCATCTTCTCATAACGATCCCGTTGCCAGAAGTCCAACTCTTTGGGCGAATAGTCATCCCGATGTTCTATCATTTGTCGCACAAATTCCACGGCGGGATTATCTTTTTTCTTATATCGCTCCCGTTTGGGCTTTACCACCACTTCATTCAGGGCATACGTTACCGGCGAAAGGGCGATGGTAAGACGGATACCTTGTGCCGGATGAATAAGACGGGTATATTCATTATATCCAATGGCAGAAATAACCAGCACGGCTTGGGGGCGGTAGGTCTTGAAAGAAAACTGTCCTTTGTCATCGGTCATACCTCCTTCGGTAGTACCTTTCAGATACACAGATGTATATGGGAGAGGCTCACGGGTTAACGAGTCTGTAACAACACCTTGTACCACATATTGTGCTTGCAGGGGGAAGCTCATCCAGCAAAGGCTGATGAACAATAAAATCCTTGAAAAAGTAAACCTCATACCTATTCATATAATGTTGAAAGATAAATGATAGTTTAGCGGGCTATATAGCCTATTGATATACGGACTATCAG
The nucleotide sequence above comes from Bacteroides intestinalis DSM 17393. Encoded proteins:
- a CDS encoding DUF5686 and carboxypeptidase-like regulatory domain-containing protein, with product MRFTFSRILLFISLCWMSFPLQAQYVVQGVVTDSLTREPLPYTSVYLKGTTEGGMTDDKGQFSFKTYRPQAVLVISAIGYNEYTRLIHPAQGIRLTIALSPVTYALNEVVVKPKRERYKKKDNPAVEFVRQMIEHRDDYSPKELDFWQRDRYEKMTFAINNFDSVKQQKWLYRKFKFLTDYVDTSAVTGKPVLAVSNRELLATDYYRKSPKSQKQRVHARRQAGVDEMLSQQGMEQAISVTMTDVDIYENNITLFTNKFVSPLSSLGPSFYKYYLMDTLTIAGQPCVDLTFVPFNSESFGFTGHLYVTLDSTYFVRRAIMNFPQKINLNFVDYMSLEQNFTREADGTRQLVDEHITTEFKLVDNSDGIYAKRDVYYRNYVYEPSADALSAFKKPEKVIEPAEATHRTEAYWDDNRQVEVSKKETSVDKMMAQLRTYPVYYWTEKTLKVLFTGYIPAPKEKEPLFYIGMMNTTISGNTLEGVRLRAGGMTTAWLNPHLFYKGYMAYGFKDHRMKGMAEVEYSFHKKKEYANEFPIHSLKARYTSDVNQYGQHYLYTSQDNVFLSLKRQKDDRIGYQRKAELTYTNEFHSGFSFQLTSRFRQDESSYLIPFLKQDEMATPVKKISNAEFEVKLRYAPNEKFFQTQWNRFPVSLDAPVFSLSHTMAAKGVLGGDYTYQYTEAGFQKRFWFSAFGYTDVILKAGKVWNKVPFPLLIIPNANLSYTIQPESYSLMNAMEFMNDEYASWDVTYYLNGFLFNRVPLLKKLKWREVLSFRGLYGNLSDKNNPTVSNNLFRFPATTSYMGDTPYMEVGVGVENILKVLRFDYVWRLTYRNLPGIDKSGLRISLHMTF